The Numida meleagris isolate 19003 breed g44 Domestic line chromosome 12, NumMel1.0, whole genome shotgun sequence genome includes a window with the following:
- the WNT8A gene encoding protein Wnt-8a — translation MRGSTFLLLSIVGIYGAVLNAAAWSVNNFLMTGPKAYLTYSSSVAAGAQSGMEECKFQFGWERWNCPESALQLSTHNRLRSATRETSFVHAISSAGVMYTLTRNCSMGDFESCGCDDSRNGRVGGRGWVWGGCSDNVEFGERISKLFVDALETGHDTRALINLHNNEVGRLAVKATMKRACKCHGVSGSCSIQTCWLQLADFREIGNYLKIKYDQAHKLEMDKRRMRAGNSADSRGATAETFHHVHSTELVFLEDSPDYCTRNASLGHHGTEGRECLQTGKNLSQWERRSCRRLCTECGLRVEERRTEVVSSCNCKFHWCCTVRCEQCRQLVAKHFCARRDAAVVNYTKRRNKGHKR, via the exons ATGAGGGGCagcaccttcctcctcctctccatcgTGGGCATCTACGGTGCTGTTCTCAACGCAGCCGCATG GTCAGTGAATAACTTTCTGATGACAGGACCTAAG GCGTACCTGACGTACTCCAGCAGCGTGGCGGCGGGCGCCCAGAGCGGGATGGAGGAGTGCAAGTTCCAGTTCGGATGGGAGCGCTGGAACTGCCCCGAGAGCGCGCTGCAGCTCTCCACCCACAACCGCCTGCGCAGCG CTACTAGAGAGACGTCCTTTGTGCACGCCATCAGCTCCGCTGGCGTCATGTACACCCTGACCAGGAACTGCAGCATGGGCGACTTCGAGAGCTGCGGCTGCGACGACTCCAGGAACGGGCGCGTTG GTGGCCGAGGCTGGGTCTGGGGAGGCTGCAGCGACAATGTGGAGTTTGGGGAGAGGATTTCCAAGCTCTTTGTGGATGCTTTGGAAACAGGACATGATACTCGCGCCCTCATCAACCTGCACAACAACGAAGTTGGGAGACTT GCTGTGAAAGCCACGATGAAGCGAGCCTGCAAGTGCCATGGGGTGtcaggcagctgcagcatccAGACGTGCTGGCTCCAGCTCGCTGACTTTCGGGAGATCGGCAACTACCTGAAGATCAAATATGACCAAGCCCACAAGCTGGAGATGGACAAGAGGCGGATGAGAGCCGGCAACAGTGCCGACAGCCGTGGGGCCACAGCCGAGACCTTCCACCACGTCCACTCCACAGAGCTCGTCTTCCTGGAGGACTCCCCCGACTACTGCACGAGGAACGCCAGCCTGGGCCACCACGGCACCGAGGGCCGCGAGTGCCTGCAGACCGGCAAGAACCTCTCACAGTGGGAGCGGAGGAGCTGCCGGCGGCTCTGCACAGAGTGCGGCCTCAGAgtggaggagaggaggacaGAGGTGGTCAGCAGCTGCAACTGCAAGTTCCACTGGTGCTGCACGGTGCGGTGTGAGCAGTGCCGGCAGCTGGTGGCCAAGCACTTCTGCGCCCGCCGCGATGCTGCTGTTGTCAACTACACCAAGCGGCGGAACAAAGGCCACAAGAGATAG